From Sphingomonas bisphenolicum, one genomic window encodes:
- a CDS encoding helix-turn-helix transcriptional regulator yields the protein MSDDRLLSKSEVADRLSVHPATVDRWTKDGRITGKVRIGGRVGWRASAIQSLIATA from the coding sequence ATGTCCGACGACCGCCTGCTCTCCAAATCGGAGGTTGCCGATCGCCTCAGCGTCCATCCCGCTACGGTCGATCGCTGGACTAAGGACGGTCGCATCACCGGCAAGGTCCGCATTGGTGGCAGGGTCGGCTGGCGTGCCAGCGCCATCCAGAGCCTGATCGCCACGGCTTAA
- a CDS encoding site-specific integrase, with protein sequence MTFAHPHRGKGYVFSTDGGDSASSNLHKSKTKLDEVSGVDGWVIHDIRRSARSGLAALDVSKDVARTVVNHADGKVDAIYNRYDYAAEKREALEKWAATILYLTDQEVI encoded by the coding sequence ATGACGTTCGCTCATCCCCACCGCGGCAAGGGTTACGTATTCAGCACCGACGGCGGCGATAGCGCCAGCAGCAACCTCCACAAGAGCAAGACCAAGCTGGACGAGGTGTCGGGAGTGGACGGATGGGTGATCCACGATATTCGCCGTTCGGCACGCAGCGGCTTAGCGGCCCTTGACGTATCCAAAGACGTCGCGCGCACCGTCGTCAATCATGCTGACGGGAAGGTCGACGCCATCTATAACCGCTACGATTACGCCGCAGAGAAACGGGAGGCGCTGGAAAAATGGGCAGCGACAATTTTATATCTGACGGACCAGGAGGTCATCTAA
- a CDS encoding putative bifunctional diguanylate cyclase/phosphodiesterase, with the protein MTILSPFTGEFRDPDRESAFQAERLPETRRHARTLFALSALLNAIFLISDWRFAGTPHFWVAIPARLAVVAGSLLCLALWRYTRSFSALERLCFLWQGITAIGVALLVSSRSDIALFVLVMLPLVFYLVVPTSFRGNAGGGLACAAAMLTGYLAPAPHSQTAIGMVLAMLILHCGMWMAITRHNRLQRQEWTAGRLAQAAQAALANSLDALERMFMAVPIPLLVTRHDGSILRLNQAAQDAFAAGSDIPLAHVEQTYVDLPIRNLLFGMLQREERVDNFECRLRRADGQIRDTLLSSRPIVVDDTPCIVTSVVDITERKEAEQHLERLAMTDALTGLANRAHFMAAVTQATSGPASRLVDSAQSAILLIDLDEFKRVNDTAGHDAGDALLCAVADRLRLALRPGDLVARMGGDEFAVLLTRLRDIDALMPILARITDHLHAPLSYRGRPIEARVSIGVALFPDHGGDVTALVKHADIALYHAKNSGRGRATLFEPALLANWEREATMLDRARHILAQERPCPWYQPKIDLATGAPVGFEALFRCPTTAGAVIMPADIAAAFEHPELGPAITAQMIDGILADCRRWRDAGLPFGHVAFNVSGADLNDDDFADRLLRRLADADLPPSIIELEVTESVFLGRNADRVGRLLQRLSDAGVAIALDDFGTGYASLSHLKQFPIDVIKIDQRFVRDLETDPDDAAIVRTVLNLAYSLGIRTVAEGVENQQQVDYLRAGGCHMGQGYHFSAAIRAADVEAMLGRQDQFRQS; encoded by the coding sequence GTGACGATATTATCCCCTTTCACCGGCGAGTTTCGCGATCCCGACCGGGAATCGGCGTTTCAGGCCGAACGACTCCCCGAAACCCGCCGCCATGCCAGAACCTTGTTCGCCCTGTCGGCACTGCTGAACGCCATCTTCCTGATCAGCGACTGGCGCTTTGCCGGCACCCCCCATTTCTGGGTCGCCATTCCCGCCCGCCTCGCCGTCGTCGCAGGGTCGCTGCTGTGCCTCGCCCTGTGGCGCTACACCCGCAGCTTCTCCGCGCTGGAGCGACTCTGCTTCCTGTGGCAGGGGATCACCGCCATCGGCGTGGCGCTGCTCGTCAGTTCGCGCAGCGACATTGCCCTCTTCGTGCTGGTCATGCTGCCGCTCGTCTTCTACCTCGTCGTGCCCACCAGCTTCCGCGGCAATGCCGGCGGCGGCCTGGCCTGCGCGGCCGCGATGCTGACCGGCTATCTTGCCCCTGCGCCGCATAGCCAGACAGCGATCGGCATGGTCCTGGCGATGCTGATCCTGCATTGCGGCATGTGGATGGCCATCACCCGGCACAACCGGCTGCAACGGCAGGAATGGACGGCCGGCCGACTGGCGCAGGCGGCGCAGGCGGCACTGGCCAACAGCCTCGACGCGCTGGAGCGGATGTTCATGGCCGTGCCCATCCCTCTGCTCGTCACCCGGCACGACGGCAGCATCCTGCGCCTGAACCAGGCCGCGCAGGACGCCTTTGCCGCCGGCAGCGACATCCCCCTTGCGCATGTCGAGCAGACCTATGTCGACCTGCCGATCCGCAACCTGCTGTTCGGGATGTTGCAGCGGGAGGAGCGCGTCGACAATTTCGAATGCCGCCTGCGCCGGGCGGACGGACAGATTCGCGACACATTGCTGTCCTCGCGCCCGATCGTCGTCGACGACACGCCCTGCATCGTGACCAGCGTGGTGGACATCACCGAACGCAAGGAAGCCGAACAACATCTCGAGCGGCTGGCCATGACCGACGCACTGACCGGCCTTGCCAACCGCGCCCATTTCATGGCGGCGGTGACCCAGGCGACGAGCGGCCCGGCCAGCCGACTGGTGGATTCGGCCCAATCGGCGATCTTGCTGATCGATCTGGACGAATTCAAGCGGGTCAACGATACCGCGGGGCATGATGCGGGCGACGCGCTGCTCTGCGCCGTAGCGGACCGCCTGCGCCTGGCGCTGCGACCGGGCGACCTGGTGGCGCGCATGGGCGGCGACGAATTTGCCGTATTGCTGACCCGCCTGCGCGACATCGACGCCTTGATGCCGATCCTGGCGCGCATCACCGATCATCTCCATGCGCCGCTCAGCTATCGCGGCCGGCCGATCGAGGCGCGGGTCAGCATCGGCGTGGCGCTCTTCCCGGACCATGGCGGCGATGTCACCGCGCTGGTCAAACATGCCGACATCGCCCTCTACCACGCCAAGAATAGCGGGCGCGGGCGCGCGACCCTGTTCGAGCCGGCGCTGCTCGCCAATTGGGAGCGCGAGGCGACCATGCTCGACCGGGCGCGGCACATTCTGGCGCAGGAACGCCCCTGCCCGTGGTATCAGCCCAAAATCGATCTCGCCACTGGCGCGCCGGTGGGATTTGAAGCCCTGTTCCGCTGCCCCACGACCGCCGGCGCGGTCATCATGCCCGCCGACATCGCGGCCGCCTTCGAACATCCCGAACTCGGCCCCGCCATCACCGCGCAGATGATCGACGGCATCCTGGCCGACTGCCGCCGCTGGCGCGACGCCGGCCTGCCCTTCGGCCATGTCGCCTTCAACGTGTCGGGCGCCGACCTCAACGACGATGATTTCGCCGACCGCCTGCTGCGCCGCCTGGCGGACGCCGATCTTCCGCCCTCGATCATCGAGCTGGAAGTAACCGAATCGGTATTTCTGGGGCGCAATGCCGACCGGGTGGGACGCCTGCTGCAACGGCTGAGCGACGCGGGCGTCGCCATCGCCCTGGACGATTTCGGCACCGGCTATGCGTCGCTGTCGCACCTCAAGCAATTCCCGATCGACGTCATCAAGATCGACCAGCGCTTCGTCCGCGACCTCGAAACCGACCCGGACGACGCCGCCATCGTCCGCACCGTGCTGAACCTGGCCTATAGCCTGGGCATCCGTACCGTGGCGGAAGGCGTGGAGAACCAGCAGCAAGTGGACTATCTGCGGGCCGGCGGGTGCCATATGGGGCAGGGCTATCATTTCAGCGCCGCCATCCGCGCCGCGGATGTCGAAGCCATGCTCGGCCGGCAGGATCAATTCCGCCAGAGCTGA
- the rpsG gene encoding 30S ribosomal protein S7, with the protein MSRRRRPEKRIILPDPKYGDQVLSKFMNSIMQDGKKAVAESIVYGALETVETRAKKDPIGLFHDALNNVKPGIEVRSRRVGGATYQVPVEVRPERSQALAIRWLITAARNRSETTMAARLSGELLDAANNRGNAVKKREDTHRMAEANRAFSHYRW; encoded by the coding sequence ATGTCACGTCGTCGTCGCCCCGAAAAGCGCATCATCCTGCCCGATCCCAAATATGGCGATCAGGTTCTGTCCAAGTTCATGAACAGCATCATGCAGGACGGCAAGAAGGCCGTTGCTGAATCGATCGTCTATGGCGCTCTCGAAACCGTCGAGACCCGCGCCAAGAAGGATCCGATCGGCCTGTTCCATGACGCGCTGAACAATGTGAAGCCCGGCATCGAAGTCCGCAGCCGCCGCGTCGGCGGTGCGACCTATCAGGTTCCTGTCGAAGTCCGCCCCGAGCGGTCGCAGGCCCTGGCGATCCGCTGGCTGATCACCGCAGCGCGCAACCGCAGCGAAACCACGATGGCCGCGCGCCTGTCGGGTGAGTTGCTGGACGCCGCCAACAACCGCGGCAATGCCGTGAAGAAGCGCGAAGACACGCACCGCATGGCGGAAGCGAACCGCGCCTTCTCGCACTATCGCTGGTAA
- a CDS encoding M23 family metallopeptidase has translation MSHQKKKGVAPLRERLLALCPEREIFLRSGGQVKFLRISRRAQLAAIGVTSAALLGWGGMTLSMLAGSASVAQERAALAQQGRSVATAATKVEGYRKSVEDLAQDLEARQDFMDDLYKTHFGDQDDKSAGSDMAAPTRAEKSDALTAKISLAPEAAPLVRLEARQRQFATLLTAAVERRADKAAAAIRSFGLNPDNLARSAARAQGGPFVPWKGDKGALTDELENLADAMSRMEFLERSLLTIPSGRPTGSPMLTSSYGYRRDPFNGHAAFHAGLDFPGRYGQPITAAADGKVSYVGQRQGYGNVVEVEHGNGIMTRYAHLSGFSARVGQKVARGDTIARMGSTGRSTGTHLHFEVRLNGQAVNPRPFLEARKDVLQVQQIATARFADVRDRG, from the coding sequence TTGTCGCATCAGAAGAAGAAGGGGGTCGCTCCCCTCCGGGAACGGCTGCTCGCCCTATGCCCGGAACGGGAGATATTCCTCCGTTCCGGCGGCCAGGTGAAATTCCTCCGCATCTCCCGCCGCGCGCAGCTTGCCGCGATCGGCGTGACGTCCGCCGCGCTGCTCGGCTGGGGCGGCATGACTCTGTCGATGCTCGCCGGCAGCGCATCGGTCGCGCAGGAACGCGCCGCGCTGGCGCAGCAGGGCCGCTCGGTCGCCACTGCCGCCACCAAGGTCGAGGGCTATCGCAAGTCGGTCGAGGATCTGGCGCAGGATCTCGAAGCCCGCCAGGACTTCATGGACGACCTTTACAAGACCCATTTCGGCGATCAGGACGATAAGTCCGCGGGCAGCGACATGGCCGCCCCGACCAGGGCGGAAAAATCCGACGCGCTGACCGCCAAGATCAGCCTGGCGCCCGAAGCCGCACCGCTGGTCCGGCTGGAAGCGCGCCAGCGTCAATTCGCCACCCTGCTGACCGCCGCAGTCGAGCGCCGCGCGGACAAGGCCGCCGCCGCGATCCGCAGCTTCGGCCTCAACCCCGACAATCTCGCCCGCAGCGCCGCCCGCGCCCAGGGTGGCCCCTTCGTCCCATGGAAGGGCGACAAGGGCGCGCTGACCGACGAACTGGAAAATCTGGCCGACGCCATGTCGCGCATGGAATTTCTGGAACGCAGCCTGCTCACGATTCCCTCAGGCCGCCCGACCGGATCGCCGATGCTGACCAGCTCCTATGGATACCGTCGCGACCCGTTCAACGGCCATGCCGCCTTCCATGCCGGCCTCGACTTTCCCGGCCGCTACGGCCAGCCGATCACCGCCGCCGCCGACGGCAAGGTCAGCTATGTCGGCCAGCGCCAGGGCTATGGCAATGTCGTCGAGGTCGAACATGGCAATGGCATCATGACCCGCTACGCCCACCTGTCCGGTTTTTCCGCCCGCGTCGGCCAGAAGGTCGCGCGCGGCGACACCATCGCCCGGATGGGATCGACCGGCCGTTCGACCGGCACCCATCTCCATTTCGAGGTCCGGCTGAACGGCCAGGCCGTCAATCCCCGCCCTTTCCTGGAGGCCCGCAAAGATGTTCTCCAAGTCCAGCAAATCGCCACGGCCCGCTTCGCCGATGTCCGCGACCGGGGGTAA
- a CDS encoding recombinase family protein — MNAYIYARFSSAEQAKGSSLERQLHYCRTFCEAKGWSHSPSRELVDEGISAYDGSNRSGHSSLAKFERMAHAGDIPDGSVLVVERLDRISRESPHAVVRFVSSMLEANIAIAIASNDRLYVGDVPFDQLIDMVVTAKLSNEESEKKSERLRAAWTRKRRRAAEGVPLTSICPAWLRKSEDGTRYLVDADKAGVVLRIFEMAASGHGRSLIAQTLNKEGVPPISGRANGWHPSYVQKILGGRAVLGEAQLHTLEAGRRVPQGAPLNGYFPLIVPHDLYRRAQAAIRARTQKGGRRGAQISNLFTGLIKCSECGGSLTYRNKGKPNEQYLVCDGALRSRGCQSRRHWNYHVVENSILTESLSMLIDLDQKPGNDRLQQLLDYSASLEAKTEDIRARRDRILDLLSRGPDDQAEALFRRLRDELADMEKRAKAAGEDVLLAQSELPTQEHAVRLRAVRDNIQGDGPDRLAIRLNAQQAARSVIDRITFDAHHQYVTVVLAGGIAAFRFTISGEVIARSSDMDKIAAVPDLAAAWGRRADDVARVARRAAAAGQKRGKDEAALAAQVKLASPPG; from the coding sequence ATGAACGCTTATATTTATGCCCGCTTCTCTTCAGCCGAACAGGCCAAAGGCAGTTCGCTGGAACGGCAACTGCATTACTGTCGCACTTTCTGTGAAGCCAAAGGCTGGAGCCATTCCCCCTCGCGCGAACTGGTAGACGAGGGCATCTCTGCCTATGACGGTTCTAACCGCTCTGGTCATAGTTCGCTGGCGAAATTCGAGCGGATGGCTCACGCGGGTGATATTCCGGACGGCAGCGTTTTGGTTGTGGAGCGCCTTGACCGCATCAGCCGAGAGTCACCCCACGCTGTGGTTCGGTTCGTATCCAGCATGCTCGAAGCAAATATAGCTATCGCCATAGCCAGCAATGATCGGCTTTACGTCGGAGACGTACCGTTTGACCAACTCATCGACATGGTTGTGACGGCAAAATTATCGAACGAGGAGAGCGAGAAAAAGTCAGAGCGCTTGCGGGCAGCCTGGACACGCAAGCGTCGTCGCGCTGCCGAGGGCGTCCCACTAACATCAATATGTCCTGCATGGCTGCGAAAAAGCGAGGATGGAACGCGATATCTAGTCGATGCTGATAAAGCTGGTGTCGTTCTCCGCATATTTGAGATGGCGGCTTCTGGCCATGGCCGCAGTCTGATTGCCCAAACCCTAAATAAAGAGGGCGTTCCTCCTATAAGTGGGCGCGCCAACGGCTGGCATCCCTCATATGTCCAAAAAATATTGGGCGGCAGAGCAGTTTTAGGTGAAGCGCAACTTCACACGCTGGAAGCAGGGCGGCGTGTACCACAGGGCGCGCCATTGAATGGCTACTTCCCGCTGATTGTACCCCACGATTTGTATCGGCGCGCACAAGCCGCGATCCGCGCGCGGACCCAGAAAGGCGGACGGCGTGGGGCGCAAATATCAAACTTGTTCACAGGGTTGATCAAATGTTCGGAGTGCGGTGGCTCGCTCACCTATAGGAATAAAGGAAAACCGAACGAGCAATATCTTGTCTGCGACGGTGCCTTACGCAGCCGAGGATGCCAGTCACGGCGGCATTGGAACTATCATGTCGTGGAAAACAGCATTTTGACGGAGTCGTTATCGATGCTGATAGACCTGGACCAAAAGCCCGGAAACGACCGCTTGCAGCAACTCCTTGACTACAGTGCCAGCCTGGAGGCCAAGACTGAGGATATTCGTGCGCGACGTGACCGCATCCTGGACCTCCTTTCGCGCGGACCAGACGATCAAGCGGAAGCTCTGTTTCGGCGGCTTCGGGACGAGCTAGCGGACATGGAAAAGCGCGCGAAGGCGGCAGGCGAGGACGTACTCCTGGCCCAGTCCGAACTCCCGACCCAAGAGCACGCCGTCAGGCTTCGGGCAGTTAGAGACAATATCCAAGGCGATGGACCAGACCGGCTCGCCATTCGCCTCAACGCTCAGCAGGCGGCCCGGTCGGTCATCGATCGCATCACGTTCGACGCGCACCACCAGTATGTCACTGTCGTCTTGGCGGGTGGCATAGCGGCCTTTCGCTTCACCATCAGCGGCGAGGTCATCGCGCGGTCGTCGGACATGGATAAGATCGCTGCGGTGCCGGACCTTGCGGCGGCCTGGGGCAGGCGTGCAGACGACGTAGCGCGGGTCGCGCGGCGGGCAGCGGCGGCTGGGCAGAAAAGGGGGAAGGACGAGGCGGCGCTTGCCGCGCAAGTCAAGCTGGCTAGCCCGCCCGGATAG
- the rpsL gene encoding 30S ribosomal protein S12, translating into MPTINQLVRKGRELQKTKSKVPAMDANPQKRGVCTRVYTTTPKKPNSALRKVAKVRLVNQREVITYIPGEGHNLQEHSVVLIRGGRVRDLPGVRYHVLRGVLDTQGVKDRKQSRSKYGAKRPK; encoded by the coding sequence ATGCCAACAATCAACCAGCTGGTCCGCAAGGGCCGCGAGCTGCAGAAGACCAAGAGCAAGGTCCCTGCAATGGATGCAAACCCGCAGAAGCGCGGCGTTTGCACCCGCGTCTATACGACGACCCCGAAGAAGCCGAACTCGGCGCTTCGCAAGGTGGCCAAGGTTCGCCTGGTCAACCAGCGCGAAGTCATCACCTATATTCCGGGTGAAGGCCATAACCTGCAGGAGCACAGCGTCGTGCTGATCCGCGGTGGCCGTGTGCGAGATCTTCCGGGCGTGCGCTACCACGTTCTTCGCGGCGTTCTGGATACCCAGGGCGTCAAGGATCGCAAGCAGAGCCGTTCGAAGTACGGCGCGAAGCGTCCGAAGTAA
- a CDS encoding thermonuclease family protein, with product MHILPSPYGPLLPLAALLIVGWSAPAHADPCEGKLPAKGATFSGVVRYVGDGDSLCVGPAGQPDRWIEVRLGDFYAPELRDAGGADAKRRLERIALGQPLTCRAGKRSYDRVIGYCALKGQPLGTRLRRQGGEQGGRGWQK from the coding sequence ATGCACATTCTGCCCAGCCCTTATGGTCCCCTGTTGCCCCTGGCCGCATTGCTCATTGTAGGCTGGAGTGCGCCCGCCCATGCCGACCCCTGCGAGGGTAAGCTACCGGCCAAGGGCGCTACCTTCTCCGGCGTTGTGCGCTATGTCGGCGACGGCGACAGTCTGTGCGTTGGCCCCGCTGGCCAGCCCGACCGTTGGATCGAGGTCAGGCTGGGCGATTTCTACGCGCCGGAGTTGCGCGATGCGGGCGGCGCGGACGCCAAGCGCAGGTTGGAGCGGATTGCGCTTGGCCAACCGCTGACCTGCCGCGCGGGCAAACGCAGCTATGACCGGGTGATCGGCTATTGCGCGCTGAAGGGTCAGCCGCTGGGGACGCGGCTGCGTCGCCAAGGTGGTGAGCAAGGTGGCAGGGGATGGCAGAAGTGA
- a CDS encoding bactofilin family protein, with protein MSATGGKSIPFSLIGGDVTITGNLAASVDLHVDGTIEGDISCAALVQGPDSRITGHVTAQSARLAGLVDGSIAAGELVVESSARITGDVVYERITIEPGSRIEGRFRPRDSDAPAAELKLIANDSAG; from the coding sequence ATGTCCGCGACCGGGGGTAAGTCCATCCCCTTCTCGCTGATCGGCGGCGACGTGACGATCACCGGCAACCTCGCCGCGTCGGTCGACCTGCATGTCGATGGCACCATCGAGGGCGACATAAGCTGCGCCGCCCTGGTGCAGGGGCCGGACAGCCGCATCACCGGCCATGTCACCGCGCAAAGCGCCCGCCTCGCCGGCCTGGTCGACGGGTCGATCGCCGCGGGCGAACTGGTGGTCGAAAGCAGCGCCCGGATCACCGGCGACGTCGTCTATGAACGCATCACCATCGAACCGGGCAGCCGCATCGAAGGCCGCTTCCGCCCCAGGGACAGCGACGCCCCCGCCGCCGAGTTGAAGCTGATCGCCAACGACAGCGCGGGTTGA
- a CDS encoding PriCT-2 domain-containing protein: MPTIPTEMDDAPRQVSAQAITFLAAIGRTSPLAFRAIMDDKARKGMGAQQMTAPFDQAMQTLRRWNDAGYGIFVQVNASDGQGVTAANISAATCFFADFDGTPLENVDRLGIAPHVVVETSPGKRHYYWRVIGIALDQFTAVQKRLIALFGSDKSIHDLPRIMRLPGFLHQKNPDAPTLVTCTVTDGLAPYSISEFMMALAEAEKAHGTGASEGRSRADTIAALAQPKAGKAELARTEAALRHLIGKDGLAIDDYSDWSRLGIALKNSYGEDGFALFLKLSSEDDSFNGEDDVRKHWNGVKTDRPASQRLTIATYIAKAKEAGWVDAAEQSAGGGGGGKAKPDAASIILDQAAAAGDEVFLSPDGKAYVRVEQTQAGGKPRHVTLPLDGQDYRGILSLRYHEQQIVKTAPKDQVSAAVGILHARARQADVRHPVHLRVAHHDGRVYVNLDPQQGVVAEIDPSGWRIMDKEPPVHFVVGSRGPLPMPVAGGTLETFGKHFNVSADDLNRVIGFLLSIFNAEGAYPILLIEGVAGSAKSNLGDKALALVDPPIGDRQAARFSMAEEERNLHIQASRCSMLYLDNISVFSAEVADQLCRLASGAASSHRVLYSSADEQLFFVRRPCIVSCIATPSNRGDLLSRSLRITATTLAKRRTEAAVWRDFDADAGKMVGFLLDCVSAGLRNGAAVAARVEAGELVLPRLADFAAWVEAAGGPMRLEAGGFAALLNAEQESMQRKAVEGHPLIEALGTYFQKPGATIVDRTARDLRDMLGAHARFESLPPVNQFSTMFRRLADGLRTSGFDVTEAFDKKRKVATFTIVTNDAFDPETLAADSIARGSANTGGTADDEPMPF; the protein is encoded by the coding sequence ATGCCGACCATCCCCACCGAAATGGACGACGCGCCGCGCCAGGTTAGTGCGCAGGCCATCACCTTCCTCGCTGCCATCGGCCGCACCAGCCCCCTCGCATTCCGTGCCATCATGGACGACAAAGCCCGCAAGGGCATGGGCGCGCAACAGATGACCGCTCCGTTCGATCAGGCCATGCAGACGCTGCGCCGCTGGAACGACGCGGGCTATGGCATCTTCGTTCAGGTCAACGCGTCGGACGGGCAGGGCGTGACCGCCGCCAACATCTCCGCCGCCACCTGCTTTTTTGCCGACTTTGACGGTACCCCCCTGGAGAATGTGGATCGGCTGGGCATCGCGCCGCACGTTGTCGTGGAAACGTCGCCCGGCAAGCGCCACTATTATTGGCGGGTGATCGGCATCGCACTGGATCAGTTCACGGCCGTGCAGAAGCGGCTGATTGCCCTGTTTGGATCGGACAAGAGCATCCACGACCTGCCGCGCATCATGCGGCTGCCCGGCTTTCTCCACCAAAAGAACCCCGACGCACCGACCCTGGTTACCTGCACCGTGACAGACGGGCTGGCACCTTATTCCATCTCAGAATTTATGATGGCGCTTGCTGAGGCAGAAAAAGCGCACGGGACCGGCGCATCCGAAGGCAGAAGCAGGGCTGATACCATAGCCGCTCTGGCTCAGCCTAAGGCGGGCAAAGCCGAGCTTGCGCGGACGGAGGCGGCGCTACGCCATCTGATCGGCAAGGATGGGCTGGCAATCGACGACTATAGCGATTGGAGTCGCTTGGGTATCGCGCTGAAGAATAGCTATGGCGAAGACGGGTTCGCGCTGTTCCTTAAGCTTTCGTCCGAGGACGATTCGTTCAATGGCGAGGATGACGTTCGCAAGCACTGGAACGGCGTCAAGACCGACCGTCCGGCAAGCCAGCGTCTCACCATCGCCACCTATATCGCCAAGGCCAAGGAAGCCGGGTGGGTGGACGCCGCCGAGCAGTCGGCGGGTGGCGGCGGTGGCGGTAAGGCCAAGCCCGACGCAGCCTCGATCATCCTCGACCAAGCAGCGGCAGCGGGCGACGAGGTATTCCTGTCGCCTGACGGCAAAGCCTATGTTCGGGTGGAGCAGACGCAGGCGGGCGGCAAGCCCCGCCATGTTACCCTGCCACTAGACGGTCAAGATTATCGTGGTATCCTGTCCTTGCGCTATCACGAACAGCAGATCGTCAAGACCGCGCCCAAGGATCAGGTCAGCGCCGCCGTGGGCATACTGCACGCCCGTGCGCGCCAGGCTGACGTTCGCCATCCGGTGCACCTGCGCGTCGCGCACCATGACGGCCGCGTGTACGTCAATCTCGATCCCCAGCAGGGCGTCGTCGCAGAGATCGATCCGTCCGGCTGGCGCATTATGGACAAGGAGCCGCCGGTGCACTTCGTCGTCGGCAGTCGCGGCCCGCTCCCCATGCCCGTTGCGGGGGGCACCCTGGAGACGTTCGGCAAGCATTTCAACGTCAGTGCCGATGACCTGAACCGTGTGATCGGCTTCCTGCTGTCGATATTCAACGCGGAGGGGGCCTATCCCATCCTGTTGATCGAGGGTGTGGCCGGATCAGCCAAGAGCAATCTGGGCGACAAAGCCTTGGCGCTGGTCGATCCGCCCATCGGCGATCGACAGGCGGCCCGCTTCAGCATGGCGGAAGAGGAGCGCAATTTGCACATTCAGGCGTCGCGCTGCTCCATGCTGTATCTGGACAATATATCCGTGTTTTCCGCAGAAGTGGCCGACCAGCTCTGTCGTCTGGCTTCGGGCGCGGCATCTTCGCACAGGGTTCTCTATTCGAGCGCCGATGAGCAATTGTTCTTCGTCCGCCGCCCCTGCATCGTCAGCTGTATCGCCACGCCCAGCAACCGGGGCGACCTGCTCAGCCGTTCGCTACGGATCACCGCCACCACGCTGGCAAAGCGGCGGACGGAGGCGGCGGTCTGGCGCGACTTCGACGCTGACGCCGGTAAGATGGTGGGCTTCCTGCTGGACTGCGTGTCGGCGGGCTTGCGCAACGGAGCGGCGGTGGCCGCCCGCGTGGAGGCGGGCGAGCTGGTACTGCCGCGCCTAGCCGACTTTGCCGCATGGGTGGAGGCGGCGGGCGGGCCGATGCGTCTGGAGGCGGGGGGATTTGCCGCGCTGCTGAACGCGGAGCAGGAGAGCATGCAGCGCAAGGCGGTGGAGGGGCATCCGCTGATCGAGGCGCTGGGGACTTATTTCCAAAAGCCGGGGGCGACGATCGTCGATAGGACGGCGCGGGACTTGCGCGACATGTTGGGGGCCCATGCGCGCTTTGAAAGCCTCCCGCCCGTGAACCAGTTCTCCACCATGTTCCGTCGATTGGCGGACGGACTGCGCACGTCGGGGTTCGACGTGACTGAGGCCTTCGACAAGAAGCGCAAAGTCGCGACTTTCACCATCGTGACCAACGACGCGTTCGACCCGGAGACTTTGGCTGCCGATAGCATCGCGCGTGGTTCGGCGAACACGGGGGGCACAGCTGACGACGAGCCGATGCCGTTTTGA